From the genome of Pseudomonas migulae:
GCATGGGCTTCTGAGGAATCAATGATGAATATGCCCGTAACTAAAGCGGCCACCGTCAAGGCGCCGGAACAACCGAAAACCGCGATCTCGGCCCTCTGGCGCCCGGCGCTGGTGCAAGCCTTTGTCAAGCTCGACCCACGGCAATTGCAGCGTGCGCCCGTGATGCTGGTGGTCGAACTGACCGCCGTGCTGACCACCGTTTTGTGCTTCATTCCCGACAGCGCCGTGCCGACTTTCGTCGCCGCGCAAATCGCGCTGTGGCTGTGGTTCACCGTGCTCTTCGCCAACTTCGCCGAAGCCTTGGCCGAAGGTCGCGGCAAGGCCCGCGCCGACAGCCTCAAGGCTGGCAGCGAAGGCTTGAGCGCCCGTCGCAAAACCAGCAACGACGCCTTTCAAGTGGTGCCGGCCACCAGCCTGCGCAAGGGTGATGTGGTGCGCGTCGAAGCCGGGGAAATGATCCCCGGCGACGGCGAGGTCATCGAGGGCATCGCGGCGGTCAACGAAGCGGCGATTACCGGTGAATCCGCACCGGTGATCCGCGAGTCCGGCGGCGACCGTTCAGCCGTCACCGGCAACACTCGCCTGGTGTCTGACTGGCTGCTGGTGCGCATCACCGCCAACCCCGGTGAGTCGACCCTGGACCGCATGATCGCGCTTGTCGAAGGCGCCAAACGGCAGAAAACTCCGAACGAAGTGGCGCTCGATATCCTGCTGATCGGCCTGACGCTGATCTTCCTGCTGGTGGTCGTCACCTTGCAACCGTTCGCCCACTTCGCCAACGGCAGCCTGCCGCTGGTGTTCCTGGTGGCGTTATTGGTCACGCTGATTCCGACCACCATCGGCGGTTTGCTCTCGGCCATCGGTATCGCCGGGATGGACCGCCTGGTACGCCTGAACGTGATCGCTAAATCCGGCCGCGCCGTGGAAGCGGCGGGGGACGTGCATGTCCTGCTGCTGGACAAGACCGGCACCATCACCTTCGGTAACCGTCGTTGCACCGCGGTGTATGCCGCACCGGGAGTGAGCGCCAAGGAACTGGCCGAGGGCGCGCTGTTCGCTTCGCTGGCCGACGACACCGCCGAAGGCAAGTCCATCGTCGAGTACTTGCGCGGGATTCATCCACAACCGGAGCCTTCCCTTGAGGTACTGACGGCGGTGCCGTTCAGCGCAGAAACCCGCCTGTCCGGTGTCGACTATCAAGGTCGCGTGTATCGCAAGGGTGCGGTGGATTCGCTGCTGGCGTTCGTCGGCCTGAAACGCGCCGATCTCGCACCAGCCCTGTCCCGGGAAATCGACAAGATCGCCCAGAGCGGCGGCACGCCATTGCTGGTCTGCGCCGACGGTAAATTGCTCGGTGCGATCCACCTCAAGGACGTGGTCAAGCCCGGTATCCGCGAACGTTTTGCCGAGCTGCGCAAACTGGGGATTCGCACGGTCATGGTGACCGGCGACAACCCGCTGACCGCAGCAGCGATTGCGGCTGAAGCAGGCGTCGACGACGTGCTGGCCGAAGCCACGCCGGAGAAAAAACTGGCGCGTATTCGTCACGAGCAGAACGACGGGCGTCTGGTCGCGATGTGCGGCGACGGTGCCAACGACGCCCCGGCCCTGGCCCAGGCAGACGTCGGCATGGCGATGAACGACGGTACGCAAGCAGCGCGCGAAGCGGCGAACATGGTTGACCTCGACAGCGACCCGACCAAGTTGCTGGACGTGGTGCAGATCGGCAAGGAATTGCTGGTGACCCGCGGTGCGCTGACGACCTTTTCCATCGCCAACGACGTGGCCAAATACTTCGCGATCCTGCCGGCGCTGTTCGCCTCGATCTACCCGCAACTGGGCGTGCTGAACGTCATGCATCTGAGCAGTCCGCAGAGCGCGATTCTGTCGGCGATCGTGTTCAACGCCTTGATCATTGTGGTGCTGATTCCACTGGCCTTGCGCGGCGTGCGAGTGCAGGCAGCGAGCGCGGCGGCGTTGCTGCGACGCAATCTGCTGATCTATGGACTGGGCGGAATTCTGGTGCCGTTTGTGGGCATCAAGGCGATCGACATGCTGTTGACGGCGTTGCATCTGGTTTGACGATTTATCGGGTTGTGCGGGCTCTGTGGCGAGGGGATTTATCCCCGTTGGGCTGCGCAGCGGCCCCCCACCCGTTACATGCAATATGTCTGAAGAAATGAATTTGCAGGTTTTGGGGCTGCTGCGCAGCCCAACGGGGATAAATCCCCTCGCCACGGAAAGCGGTGGCGGTTTCAATTATTGAATTCGAGGATTTTGAAATGTCCACAATGATACGTCCGGCCCTGAGCCTGTTGGTCTTGATGACCCTGATCACCGGCGTCGCTTATCCCTTGGTGGTCACCGGCGTCGCCCAGGTCGCGTTCCCGGATCAAGCCAATGGCAGCCTCGTACACGACGCCAGCGGCAAGGTCCGTGGATCGTCGCTGATTGCCCAGGATTTCGTCGGTGATGCCTGGTTCCATCCACGGCCATCCGCCGGTGCTTTCGCCACGGTGTCGAGCGGCGCCAGTAACCTCTCGCCAAGCAATCCGGCCCTGGCCACTCGAGTGATCGACGATGCCAACAAACAGCTGGTGCCGGGGCAGGGGCCGGTACCGTTGGCGCTGGTGACCACGTCTGGCAGCGGCCTCGATCCACACTTGCCACCGGCCGCGATTGCCTATCAACTGGCGCGTGTTGCGGCGGCGCGGAATCTGCCGGTGGCGACGCTGCAGAACCTGTTGGATGCGCACATCGAGCAACCGTTGGTGGGTCCGCCGGTGGTGAATGTGTTGGCGCTGAATATGGCGTTGGAAAAACTGTAGATCGGTGGTGGCGTCATTCGCGAGCAAGCCCGCTCCCACATTTGATCTTCAGTGGTCACGAAATATGTGTACGACATCCATCCAGTGTGGGAGCGGGCTTGCTCGCGAAGACGGCCTGACAGGCACCACATAACTACCTGAATAAAGAGAGCTTCAAGCATGAGTGACTCCGGCCGCGCCGACGCGCTGTTAGCAGACCTGCCCCGCGACGGCCGTGGCCGGCTCAAGGTTTTCCTCGGCGCCGCACCCGGTGTCGGCAAGACCTACGCCATGTTGCAAGCCGCCCATACCCAACTTCGCCAAGGCGTGAAACTCATCGCTGGCGTCGTCGAAACCCATGGCCGCGCCGAGACCGAGGCGCTGCTCGGCGGTTTGCCGCAGCAGCCCTTGGTGCGCTCGGAATACCGCGGCGTGACCCTCGAAGAAATGGACCTCGACGGCGTACTCGCCGCCAAGCCGAAACTGGTGCTGGTGGACGAACTGGCCCACACCAACGCACCGGGCAGTCGTCACGCCAAACGCTGGCAAGACATTCAGGAACTGCTCGCCGCCGGCATTGATGTGTACACCACGGTCAACGTTCAGCACCTGGAAAGCCTCAACGATCAGGTGCGCGGCATCACCGGCGTGCAGGTCCGTGAAACTCTCCCGGACTGGGTGCTGCAAGAAGCCTACGAATTGCTGTTGATCGACTTGCCTCCACGCGAGCTGCTTGAGCGACTGCGAGACGGCAAGGTCTATGTGCCGGAGCAGGCGCGGGCGGCGATCGATGCATATTTCTCCCAGACCAACCTCACCGCCCTGCGTGAACTGGCGATGCAAACCGCAGCGGCTCAGGTCGATAACGACCTGGCCCAGGGTTATCGTCAGCTTGGACAGGCCGCCCCGGCGGTGCGCGGTCGATTGCTGGTCGGTGTCGATGGCGATGCCCAGGCCGAGCGTCTGGTGCGTCACGCCAGCCGCGTCGCCCAGCGTCGGCATCTGCCATGGAGCCTGGTGCATGTGGACAACGGCAGCGTGCGTGACGAGCAATCACGCCTGCGTCTGCAAAGTGCCCAGCAACTGGCCGAACGCCTCGGCGGCGAAGTGGTGTTGCTGCGGGCCGGTGAGGTGGCGAAAACCCTGATTCAGCACGCCACTGAACGACGCGCCAGCCTGGTCCTGGTCGGCCAGTCCCGGCGGCGATTGCGTCGTCGGCTGTTCGGTGGCGGCTTGGCCGCACGTTTGCTGCGCCACGCGCGCGGGCTGGAAATCAACGTCATCGACAGCGACCTCGAACAGGACCCGCCACGCAAACGCTCGGTACAGCCGCTGGTGTGGTTCGACTATGCGCTGGCGCTGGTCGCGACTGTGCTCGCCAGTGCCCTGGCCTGGGCAGTGGCGAGTGTCTTGCCGCTGCCGAACATCTCGCTGGTATTCCTCGCCGCCGTGTTGCTGGTGGCGGTGCGCAGCAGTCTCGGCCCGGCGCTGGCCTGTGCGGCGCTGTCGTTTCTGACCTATGACTTCCTGTTCATTCCGCCGAATTTTTCCTTCAGCATCCAGCGCGAAGAAGACGTGCTGACCTTGCTGTTCTTTCTGCTGATGGCGGCGCTCACCGGCAACCTTGCGGCACGCCAGCGCCGGCAATTGCAGGCCTTGCGCGACACCCAGGAGGAAACCACCGAACTGCTCGACCTGTCGCGCAAACTGACGGCGGCCACTGACCGTCAGGCCGTGATCAAGGCCGCCGCTCAGCACCTCGAGGGCTGGAGCGATCTGCAATTGTGCCTGCTCAATCGCGATGGCCAGAGCGGCTGGAAAGTCGAAACCGGTGGCCCGCTGGAGTTTTCCGAAGCTGAACGCGCGGCCGCTGACTGGGCCTGGCAACACGATCAACCGGCGGGTGCAGGCACCGGCACGCTGCCGTTCGGGCGTTGGTGGTGGTGGCCGCTGTCCGTGGAAGACGGGCCGCTGGCGCTGCTCGGCGTCTGTGCCAAGGAGGGACAGACCTTGAGTGGCCAGCGTCGGCGTCTGCTGACGGCGCTGAGTCAGCCGTTGGCCCAGGCGCTGGCTCGTGCGCAACTGGCCGAAGACCTGGAAGCGGCGCGGCTGCACGGGGAAACCGAGCAACTGCGCAGTGCCTTGCTGGCGTCGGTGTCCCACGATTTGCGCACACCGCTGACCTCCATGCGCGGCAGCATCGACAGCCTGTTGGCGCTGGGCGAGGCGATCCCGCTGGAGGATCGCCGCGAATTGCTCGAAGGCACCCGCGATGAAGCCGAGCGCCTCGATCGCTACATTCAAAACCTGCTGGACATGACCCGTCTCGGTCACGGCGCGTTGAAGCTGGCGCGGGACTGGGTATCACCCGCCGATATCGTCGGCAGTTCACTCAATCGCCTGCGCGCGGTACTGGCGCCGTTGCAGGTCAGCACCGAAGTGCCGCCTGAATTGCCGCTGCTGTACGTTCATGCCGCGCTGATTGAGCAGGCACTGGTCAACGTGCTGGAAAACGCCGCGCGGTTTTCGCCGGCTCACGGGCGTTTGCAATTGCGCGCCGGAGCGGATGAAAACGAGCTGTTCTTCTCGGTGAGTGATGAAGGACCGGGGATTCCTGAAGAGGAACGGGCGAAGATTTTCGACATGTTCTACACCGCCGCGCGCGGTGATCGTGGGGGGCAGGGCACCGGGCTGGGACTGGCGATCTGTCAGGGCATGGTCGGTGCACACGGCGGGCGAATCAGCGTCGGCGACGGTATCGAAGGGCGTGGTACTTGCATCACCCTGCACTTGCCTTTGCAGGAACAACCCGATGTTGAAAACGAGAGTTGAACATGAGCGCTGACAGTGAAGCCTGATACCCTTTGGACCTCTCCATGCCACGATCAGACACCATGAGCCAGACCGCGACCATTTTGGTCATTGACGACGAACCCCAGATCCGCAAATTCCTGCGCATCAGCCTCGCTTCCCAGGGTTATAAAGTGCTGGAGGCCGGCACAGGCACGGAGGGATTGGCACAGGCCGCACTGAACAAGCCGGACCTGCTGGTGCTCGACCTCGGTCTGCCGGACATGGACGGCCAGCAAGTGCTGCGCGAGTTTCGCGAATGGTCGACGGTGCCGGTGCTGGTGCTGTCGGTGCGCGCCAGCGAAGGGCAGAAAGTCGAGGCGCTGGATCGCGGTGCCAACGACTACGTGACCAAGCCGTTCGGCATCCAGGAATTTCTGGCTCGAGTGCGTGCCTTGTTGCGTCAGGCACCGGTGGGTGAGGCGCAGCAAGCGGCACTGGCGTTCGGCCCGTTGACTGTGGACCTGGCCTATCGCCGGGTGCTGCTCGACGGCGTCGAAGTGGCGTTGACCCGCAAGGAATATGCGGTGCTGGCGCAACTGGCGCGGCATCCGGGGCGGGTGATCACCCAGCAGCAATTGCTCAAGGATATCTGGGGCCCGACCCATACCGAGGACAGTCATTATTTGCGGATTGTGGTCGGGCATTTGCGGCAGAAGCTGGCGGATGATCCGACGCAGCCGCGGTTTATCGTGACCGAGGCGGGGGTTGGGTATCGGTTGTTGAGTGAGGGTGGGCTTTAGGTTTTTGTGTTGAATGATCCGGCCCTATCGCGGGCAAGCCCGGCTCCCACAGGTTTTGAGGTGATCACCACATTTGTGAACGACACAAATCCTGTGGGAGCCGGGCTTGCCCGCGAAGAGGCCCTCACGTTCACTCGAGAACCTCAGGAATCCCGCTCACTCTCATACCGATCCAACGTATCCCGCGCAATCTCCCGCCCCAGCGCGATCAACTCCGGTGCTTTGTAAAACTCGAAAAACCGGCACACCCGCTTCGGCACGTTGATCAAAATATCCGGTGGATAACCGGCAATCTTGTACTGCGCCAACGACGTCTGCATCACCTCGAAACTCTGGTTGATCAAATCCAGCAAGGACGCCGGCCCCACGTTGTCGATGATGAACGAACCCGTGGCGGACTTCGGCGCGCCATCGCGCTCCGGGGCGGCCGCCGGTTGCTGGGCTTCAGGTTCGGCGGATTCGATCCAGGGGTTGATCTCGCCTGCCTCGGCCATCAACGCTTCCTTTTCCAGCAGCAGCAATTGTTCCGCTTGTTTGCGGCGGAACGGCAGCTTCGAGCCCAACGA
Proteins encoded in this window:
- a CDS encoding response regulator; this encodes MSQTATILVIDDEPQIRKFLRISLASQGYKVLEAGTGTEGLAQAALNKPDLLVLDLGLPDMDGQQVLREFREWSTVPVLVLSVRASEGQKVEALDRGANDYVTKPFGIQEFLARVRALLRQAPVGEAQQAALAFGPLTVDLAYRRVLLDGVEVALTRKEYAVLAQLARHPGRVITQQQLLKDIWGPTHTEDSHYLRIVVGHLRQKLADDPTQPRFIVTEAGVGYRLLSEGGL
- a CDS encoding sensor histidine kinase; this translates as MSDSGRADALLADLPRDGRGRLKVFLGAAPGVGKTYAMLQAAHTQLRQGVKLIAGVVETHGRAETEALLGGLPQQPLVRSEYRGVTLEEMDLDGVLAAKPKLVLVDELAHTNAPGSRHAKRWQDIQELLAAGIDVYTTVNVQHLESLNDQVRGITGVQVRETLPDWVLQEAYELLLIDLPPRELLERLRDGKVYVPEQARAAIDAYFSQTNLTALRELAMQTAAAQVDNDLAQGYRQLGQAAPAVRGRLLVGVDGDAQAERLVRHASRVAQRRHLPWSLVHVDNGSVRDEQSRLRLQSAQQLAERLGGEVVLLRAGEVAKTLIQHATERRASLVLVGQSRRRLRRRLFGGGLAARLLRHARGLEINVIDSDLEQDPPRKRSVQPLVWFDYALALVATVLASALAWAVASVLPLPNISLVFLAAVLLVAVRSSLGPALACAALSFLTYDFLFIPPNFSFSIQREEDVLTLLFFLLMAALTGNLAARQRRQLQALRDTQEETTELLDLSRKLTAATDRQAVIKAAAQHLEGWSDLQLCLLNRDGQSGWKVETGGPLEFSEAERAAADWAWQHDQPAGAGTGTLPFGRWWWWPLSVEDGPLALLGVCAKEGQTLSGQRRRLLTALSQPLAQALARAQLAEDLEAARLHGETEQLRSALLASVSHDLRTPLTSMRGSIDSLLALGEAIPLEDRRELLEGTRDEAERLDRYIQNLLDMTRLGHGALKLARDWVSPADIVGSSLNRLRAVLAPLQVSTEVPPELPLLYVHAALIEQALVNVLENAARFSPAHGRLQLRAGADENELFFSVSDEGPGIPEEERAKIFDMFYTAARGDRGGQGTGLGLAICQGMVGAHGGRISVGDGIEGRGTCITLHLPLQEQPDVENES
- the kdpB gene encoding potassium-transporting ATPase subunit KdpB, whose product is MNMPVTKAATVKAPEQPKTAISALWRPALVQAFVKLDPRQLQRAPVMLVVELTAVLTTVLCFIPDSAVPTFVAAQIALWLWFTVLFANFAEALAEGRGKARADSLKAGSEGLSARRKTSNDAFQVVPATSLRKGDVVRVEAGEMIPGDGEVIEGIAAVNEAAITGESAPVIRESGGDRSAVTGNTRLVSDWLLVRITANPGESTLDRMIALVEGAKRQKTPNEVALDILLIGLTLIFLLVVVTLQPFAHFANGSLPLVFLVALLVTLIPTTIGGLLSAIGIAGMDRLVRLNVIAKSGRAVEAAGDVHVLLLDKTGTITFGNRRCTAVYAAPGVSAKELAEGALFASLADDTAEGKSIVEYLRGIHPQPEPSLEVLTAVPFSAETRLSGVDYQGRVYRKGAVDSLLAFVGLKRADLAPALSREIDKIAQSGGTPLLVCADGKLLGAIHLKDVVKPGIRERFAELRKLGIRTVMVTGDNPLTAAAIAAEAGVDDVLAEATPEKKLARIRHEQNDGRLVAMCGDGANDAPALAQADVGMAMNDGTQAAREAANMVDLDSDPTKLLDVVQIGKELLVTRGALTTFSIANDVAKYFAILPALFASIYPQLGVLNVMHLSSPQSAILSAIVFNALIIVVLIPLALRGVRVQAASAAALLRRNLLIYGLGGILVPFVGIKAIDMLLTALHLV
- the kdpC gene encoding potassium-transporting ATPase subunit KdpC is translated as MSTMIRPALSLLVLMTLITGVAYPLVVTGVAQVAFPDQANGSLVHDASGKVRGSSLIAQDFVGDAWFHPRPSAGAFATVSSGASNLSPSNPALATRVIDDANKQLVPGQGPVPLALVTTSGSGLDPHLPPAAIAYQLARVAAARNLPVATLQNLLDAHIEQPLVGPPVVNVLALNMALEKL